The [Eubacterium] siraeum genome contains a region encoding:
- a CDS encoding TetR/AcrR family transcriptional regulator: MSEVTKRALEQSLKNLLLKKPLTKITINDITEDCGINRMTFYYHFKDIYDLVEWSCLEDARKALEEKKTHDTWQEGFLNIFEAVLANKPFVMNVYRCVDREQVEKYLKPLTDGLIMGVIDEQSTGITVRDEDKEFIARIYSYVFIGIMLDWIKGDMKEDPRLIIDKLALLIKDSVSDALNRFKL; encoded by the coding sequence ATGTCTGAGGTAACTAAAAGGGCACTCGAGCAGTCACTTAAAAATCTTCTTCTGAAAAAACCGCTTACCAAGATAACGATAAACGATATTACCGAGGATTGCGGCATAAACCGGATGACCTTCTATTATCATTTTAAGGATATTTACGACCTTGTGGAATGGTCATGTCTTGAAGACGCAAGAAAAGCACTTGAAGAAAAGAAGACCCACGATACCTGGCAGGAGGGTTTTCTGAATATATTTGAGGCTGTGCTTGCAAATAAACCGTTTGTTATGAATGTCTACCGCTGTGTCGATCGTGAGCAGGTGGAAAAATATCTGAAACCGCTCACAGACGGGCTGATAATGGGCGTAATAGATGAGCAGTCAACAGGAATAACCGTGCGTGATGAGGATAAGGAGTTTATCGCACGGATATATTCGTATGTGTTCATAGGGATAATGCTTGACTGGATAAAAGGCGATATGAAGGAAGACCCGAGGCTGATAATAGATAAGCTCGCATTGCTTATAAAAGATTCCGTTTCCGATGCGTTGAATCGTTTCAAGCTGTGA
- a CDS encoding DUF4097 domain-containing protein, translating to MKKIILIISAALLALGILGCAVTALPTLLEGEKYMNNIIDKNSEKQEFTFTDTFSGLDISVLSANANISYNNGNEVKVSYVTVDKNKKIECNITDGTLNIKEKSGFSFFSLFTLASVPTKIEISFPESYRDNGTLENADVTVASGSLSGDMPHTEKSTKIQLYSGKINSSVAAENFDINVSSGLADISSRTHKHTNVNVSVLSGKITLDGFISEKSKYSLTSGKITSLNAGGGELYTNVTSGSLTLGCAEKITGTDAKVASGKAHISIPKDTGAQVTYSVASGSIKIGLDGRNEKLTGSGSISYGNAEANINVNVASGSFILDTYTLLE from the coding sequence ATGAAAAAGATAATACTGATAATATCAGCCGCTTTGCTGGCATTAGGAATTTTGGGCTGTGCAGTTACGGCATTGCCGACATTGCTTGAAGGAGAGAAGTATATGAATAACATAATCGACAAAAACTCAGAAAAGCAGGAGTTTACTTTTACAGATACTTTTTCAGGACTTGATATAAGCGTACTCAGTGCAAATGCAAATATTTCATACAACAACGGTAACGAGGTAAAGGTAAGCTATGTTACGGTGGATAAAAACAAGAAAATAGAATGTAATATCACTGACGGTACGCTTAACATTAAAGAAAAATCAGGATTTTCATTCTTTTCACTCTTTACACTTGCAAGCGTTCCGACAAAGATAGAAATATCTTTTCCCGAAAGCTACAGAGATAACGGTACGCTTGAAAATGCAGATGTAACGGTAGCTTCAGGCTCGCTGTCGGGAGATATGCCGCATACTGAAAAAAGTACAAAAATTCAGTTATACAGCGGTAAGATAAATTCAAGTGTTGCCGCAGAAAATTTTGATATTAATGTATCATCGGGATTGGCTGATATATCTTCAAGAACTCATAAACACACAAATGTAAATGTATCGGTACTCAGCGGTAAGATTACACTTGACGGATTCATAAGCGAAAAGAGCAAATACAGTCTTACCTCCGGTAAAATCACTTCACTGAATGCAGGCGGCGGTGAACTGTACACAAATGTTACATCGGGTTCGCTTACGCTTGGCTGTGCAGAAAAGATTACAGGCACAGATGCAAAAGTAGCAAGCGGAAAGGCGCATATCTCCATACCAAAGGACACAGGGGCACAGGTAACATACAGTGTTGCTTCGGGTTCGATAAAAATCGGTCTTGACGGAAGAAATGAAAAACTTACAGGAAGCGGCAGTATTTCATACGGAAATGCCGAAGCAAATATTAATGTCAACGTTGCAAGCGGAAGCTTTATTCTTGATACATACACACTTTTGGAATGA
- a CDS encoding DUF1700 domain-containing protein: MTYNTKAEFMAALKSQAEKYSLSFGEMAEDFERHFSEGEENGETESEICAKLGDPVEIVKEYVGENSENVQSSNSNVQNITAGVNQVDSNTGKISGGMITGVILLDLFVLDWALPTLASLVIVYIAVAFAFIVSGVASIISVMLPFVSDSVTALLFGRMFNVFAGMVILGLGGIMAPFTPNVIKGFASVIKAVARLHVRAFAGRKAGF, translated from the coding sequence ATGACTTACAACACTAAAGCAGAGTTTATGGCGGCTCTGAAATCACAGGCTGAGAAATATTCATTATCGTTCGGGGAAATGGCAGAGGATTTTGAACGTCATTTCTCTGAGGGAGAGGAAAACGGTGAAACCGAAAGCGAGATATGCGCAAAGCTCGGCGATCCCGTTGAGATAGTAAAGGAGTATGTCGGGGAGAATTCGGAAAATGTACAAAGCAGTAATAGCAATGTGCAGAATATCACTGCCGGGGTAAATCAGGTTGACAGCAATACAGGCAAGATCAGCGGCGGAATGATAACAGGTGTTATACTGCTTGATCTGTTTGTGCTTGACTGGGCATTGCCTACGTTGGCATCACTTGTTATAGTTTATATTGCGGTAGCGTTTGCTTTTATTGTTTCCGGTGTGGCAAGTATCATTTCCGTTATGCTGCCATTTGTTTCTGACAGTGTTACGGCACTTCTATTCGGCAGAATGTTCAATGTATTTGCAGGGATGGTTATCCTTGGACTCGGCGGAATTATGGCACCGTTCACGCCAAACGTTATAAAAGGTTTTGCAAGTGTGATAAAAGCGGTAGCAAGACTTCATGTAAGAGCGTTTGCAGGCAGAAAGGCAGGTTTCTGA
- a CDS encoding PadR family transcriptional regulator: MNPQLKRGTLELCVLALLSDRDCYGYELVNAISESIHITEGTIYPLMKRLKDEGCITSYLVESSEGPSRKYYSLTDIGRKKLSVQISEWSDFYKSVNKILGID; the protein is encoded by the coding sequence ATGAATCCACAACTTAAAAGAGGAACGCTGGAACTGTGCGTACTGGCTCTGCTGTCAGACCGTGATTGCTACGGTTATGAGCTTGTAAATGCAATTTCAGAGAGCATCCATATCACAGAGGGAACAATTTATCCGCTTATGAAACGGCTTAAAGACGAGGGGTGCATCACCTCCTATCTTGTAGAATCAAGCGAGGGTCCTTCAAGAAAGTATTATTCGCTGACCGACATCGGCAGAAAGAAGCTGTCGGTACAGATAAGCGAATGGTCGGATTTCTATAAGTCTGTCAATAAGATACTCGGTATTGATTGA
- a CDS encoding 3-phosphoglycerate dehydrogenase family protein produces MYNVKTLNKIAACGTDLLDRSKYTVGDDIDNPQAILVRSASMHEMELGDDLLAIARAGAGVNNIPVDKCSEKGIVVFNTPGANANAVKELVILGLLISSRKVTAAIDWAKTLKGKGDEVGKLVEKGKSQFVGPEIKGKKLGVIGLGAIGALVANAAAELGMEVIGADPFLSVQGALNLSNKVKYVKSNKEIFETCDYITVHVPLTPETKDMINADVIKTMKKNVRIMNFARGGLVNEDAVVEALANGGMSAYVTDFPGDKILGVDGVVALPHLGASTPESEDNCAVMAANEIKDYLENGNIVNSVNLPNVSMAMAGDAKICVIHKNVEGLIAKITTCITEAGMNIENMESKSKKDYAYTVLDVKGNADSVADKIRAGEAVISVRVIK; encoded by the coding sequence ATGTACAACGTAAAGACATTAAATAAGATTGCCGCTTGCGGTACAGACCTTCTTGACAGAAGCAAGTACACGGTAGGCGACGATATAGACAATCCGCAGGCAATACTCGTTCGTTCCGCTTCTATGCACGAAATGGAGCTTGGCGATGATTTACTCGCTATCGCAAGAGCCGGTGCAGGCGTAAACAATATTCCCGTTGACAAGTGCAGTGAAAAGGGTATCGTAGTATTCAATACTCCCGGTGCCAACGCAAACGCAGTAAAGGAGCTTGTAATACTCGGTCTGCTCATCAGCAGCCGTAAGGTCACAGCCGCTATCGACTGGGCAAAGACCTTAAAGGGCAAGGGCGACGAAGTAGGCAAGCTTGTTGAAAAAGGCAAGAGCCAGTTCGTAGGTCCTGAGATAAAGGGCAAGAAGCTCGGTGTCATAGGTCTTGGCGCAATCGGCGCATTAGTTGCAAACGCAGCCGCTGAGCTGGGTATGGAAGTTATAGGTGCAGACCCGTTCCTTTCTGTACAGGGCGCTCTCAACCTTTCAAACAAGGTTAAGTATGTAAAGAGCAACAAGGAAATTTTCGAAACCTGCGACTATATCACAGTACACGTTCCGCTTACTCCCGAAACAAAGGATATGATAAACGCAGACGTTATCAAGACAATGAAGAAGAACGTCCGCATTATGAACTTCGCAAGAGGCGGTCTTGTTAACGAGGACGCAGTTGTTGAAGCTCTCGCAAACGGCGGTATGTCGGCTTATGTTACCGACTTCCCCGGCGACAAGATACTCGGTGTTGACGGTGTTGTTGCACTTCCTCACCTCGGAGCTTCCACTCCCGAAAGTGAAGATAACTGTGCTGTTATGGCTGCAAACGAAATCAAGGATTATCTTGAGAACGGCAACATTGTAAACAGCGTAAACCTCCCCAACGTTTCAATGGCTATGGCGGGTGACGCAAAGATTTGCGTTATCCACAAGAATGTTGAAGGTCTTATCGCAAAGATTACAACCTGCATCACTGAGGCAGGTATGAACATTGAGAACATGGAGAGCAAGTCAAAGAAGGACTATGCTTATACGGTTCTTGACGTTAAGGGCAATGCAGACAGCGTAGCCGACAAGATAAGAGCAGGAGAAGCTGTGATTTCTGTAAGAGTTATCAAGTAA
- the serC gene encoding 3-phosphoserine/phosphohydroxythreonine transaminase, producing MRVYNFSAGPAVLPEEVLKEAADEMLDYKGTGMSVMEMSHRSKAYDAIIKEAEKDIRDLMNIPDNYKVLFLQGGASQQFAAVPMNLMKNGKAAYIITGQWAKKAYQEAQKYGEAVAVASSADKTFSYIPDCSDLDIPEDADYVYICENNTIYGTKFWQLPNTKGKDLVADVSSCFLSEPVDVTKYGVIYGGVQKNVGPAGVVIAIIREDLIRDDVNPATPTMLKWKTQADADSLYNTPPCYGIYICGKVFKWIKKMGGLEAMKAHNEKKAKILYDFLDQSKLFKGTVEKKDRSLMNVPFVTGNEELDAKFVKEATAAGFVNLKGHRTVGGMRASIYNAMPIEGVEKLVEFMKKFEAENA from the coding sequence ATGAGAGTTTACAACTTTAGCGCAGGTCCTGCGGTACTTCCCGAAGAGGTACTTAAAGAAGCAGCAGATGAAATGCTTGACTACAAAGGAACGGGTATGTCCGTTATGGAGATGTCCCACCGCTCAAAGGCATATGATGCAATTATAAAGGAAGCAGAAAAGGATATCCGTGACCTTATGAATATCCCCGACAACTACAAGGTTCTGTTCTTACAGGGCGGTGCGTCACAGCAGTTCGCCGCAGTTCCCATGAACCTTATGAAGAACGGCAAGGCTGCTTACATAATCACAGGTCAGTGGGCTAAGAAGGCATATCAGGAGGCACAGAAGTACGGCGAGGCTGTAGCTGTTGCATCATCGGCAGATAAGACATTCTCTTATATCCCCGATTGCTCGGATCTTGATATTCCCGAAGACGCAGACTACGTTTACATCTGCGAAAACAATACTATCTACGGCACAAAGTTCTGGCAGTTACCCAACACAAAGGGTAAGGATCTTGTAGCCGATGTATCTTCCTGCTTCTTATCAGAGCCTGTAGACGTAACAAAGTACGGCGTTATCTACGGCGGTGTTCAGAAGAACGTTGGTCCTGCCGGTGTTGTTATCGCTATAATCCGTGAAGACCTCATCAGAGATGACGTTAACCCCGCAACTCCTACAATGCTCAAGTGGAAGACGCAGGCTGATGCCGATTCTCTTTACAATACTCCTCCCTGCTACGGTATCTATATCTGCGGCAAGGTATTCAAGTGGATAAAGAAGATGGGCGGCCTTGAGGCTATGAAGGCTCACAATGAGAAGAAGGCAAAGATTCTTTACGATTTCCTCGATCAGTCCAAGCTGTTCAAGGGTACGGTAGAGAAGAAGGATCGTTCGCTGATGAACGTACCTTTCGTAACAGGCAACGAGGAGCTTGACGCAAAGTTCGTAAAGGAAGCTACAGCAGCAGGCTTTGTAAACCTCAAGGGTCACAGAACCGTAGGCGGTATGAGAGCTTCTATCTACAACGCTATGCCTATCGAGGGTGTTGAAAAGCTCGTTGAGTTCATGAAGAAGTTTGAAGCCGAAAACGCTTGA
- a CDS encoding M20/M25/M40 family metallo-hydrolase, producing the protein MIVLYVLLGLLAVYAVLFLIAVLRAVFMKKEFADDKPFDPYKDGIDCDTHAEHLSKIIQVPTVSIRGRNDNTEIYKFHDLLEQQYPNIHRVCERVDIDGALLFIWRGKDKNRNPICLMSHQDVVPADSEKWKYDAFSGKIAEGKIWGRGTVDTKGALCAILESIEELIKEGFTPVCDVYVGSSNNEEITGDGAVKTVEYLYEKGIHFDLVMDEGGSVMSYEDSIKGRMVAHNAMIGILEKGRANIKFTARSRGGHASVPFNNNPFAKLSKLMYIIEHRNPFKKRITHPARVQYHAMAPYMHHFRHRLLYGNLWLFAPIAPYIMHRIGGPAGAVVKTTCIFTMAEGSKGANVIPEKASVTANCRFMVHEPLPQSYKKLGKMCHKLGISMEMLAGFDVPPVADMNCYAYKYVNKRIKETFGDIPRIPYIMLAGTDSRHYTKICDCVLRFVPLMMTGAQLNSAHAINENLSVESLERGIVFYHDFIKNYGSEL; encoded by the coding sequence TTGATTGTACTGTATGTTTTACTCGGACTTCTTGCGGTATATGCCGTACTGTTTCTTATTGCGGTACTCCGTGCCGTATTTATGAAGAAAGAATTTGCGGACGATAAGCCGTTCGATCCGTATAAGGACGGTATCGACTGCGACACCCACGCAGAGCATCTGTCAAAGATTATACAAGTACCTACCGTAAGTATCCGTGGCAGAAACGACAACACCGAGATTTATAAATTCCACGACCTGCTCGAACAGCAGTACCCGAATATCCACAGGGTATGCGAGCGTGTCGATATTGACGGAGCGTTGCTGTTTATATGGAGAGGCAAGGATAAGAACCGCAACCCGATATGCCTTATGTCGCATCAGGACGTTGTTCCTGCCGACAGCGAAAAGTGGAAGTATGACGCTTTTTCGGGCAAGATAGCCGAGGGCAAGATATGGGGCAGAGGTACGGTCGATACTAAGGGCGCATTATGCGCCATACTCGAAAGCATAGAGGAGCTTATAAAAGAGGGCTTCACCCCCGTGTGCGATGTCTATGTCGGAAGCTCCAACAACGAGGAAATAACCGGCGACGGCGCAGTAAAGACGGTTGAATATCTTTATGAAAAGGGCATACATTTTGATTTGGTCATGGACGAGGGCGGCTCTGTAATGTCATACGAGGACAGCATCAAGGGCAGAATGGTAGCCCACAACGCAATGATAGGCATACTCGAAAAGGGCAGAGCCAACATAAAGTTCACCGCAAGGAGCAGAGGTGGTCACGCAAGCGTTCCGTTCAACAATAACCCGTTTGCAAAGCTGTCAAAGCTGATGTATATAATCGAACACAGAAACCCGTTCAAGAAAAGGATAACCCACCCCGCAAGAGTGCAGTATCACGCTATGGCACCATATATGCACCACTTCAGACACCGCCTGCTGTACGGAAATCTGTGGCTTTTCGCCCCGATAGCACCGTACATAATGCACAGGATAGGCGGCCCTGCGGGAGCAGTCGTAAAGACCACCTGCATATTCACTATGGCAGAGGGAAGCAAGGGCGCAAACGTGATTCCCGAAAAGGCAAGCGTTACCGCAAACTGTCGCTTTATGGTGCACGAGCCTTTACCTCAGTCGTATAAAAAGCTCGGAAAGATGTGCCACAAGCTTGGTATTTCTATGGAAATGCTGGCAGGCTTTGACGTTCCGCCTGTTGCGGATATGAACTGCTATGCGTATAAGTATGTCAACAAGAGAATAAAGGAAACCTTCGGCGATATACCGAGAATACCTTATATAATGCTGGCAGGCACCGACTCACGTCACTATACGAAGATATGCGACTGCGTACTGAGATTCGTTCCGCTTATGATGACGGGCGCACAGCTTAACAGCGCACACGCAATTAACGAAAACCTCAGCGTAGAATCGCTTGAACGAGGAATAGTTTTCTATCACGATTTCATAAAAAATTACGGCTCAGAGTTGTAA
- a CDS encoding helix-turn-helix domain-containing protein, translating to MSLGTNIQFYRKQKNMTQEDLAEFMNVSRQTVSKWESDTAFPETDKLITLSDYFGCTLDELIKGSAEENFTEDAAGYDKEMNSFTSAICLGTAIVLAGVTTLLFTVVLGLDETIAAAIFMLFVTVGTAIFIVSGIRHDNYVKENPNIKPFYSVEQIKAFRNKFPAVIAGGTVLVLFGVIALMVMQSFVDKVVPDVMTEESFDALCAAVLLLCVTVAAPMFIYGGMQYAKYDIEEYNKENNPDKPFADRLMSAISGGIMLAATIVLFIMGFCFNNWELCWIGYPIGGVLIGIVNCIFGAVKK from the coding sequence ATGAGCTTAGGAACAAATATTCAGTTTTACAGAAAGCAAAAAAATATGACGCAGGAGGATTTGGCAGAGTTTATGAACGTGTCACGTCAGACTGTGTCAAAGTGGGAATCTGACACTGCGTTTCCCGAAACTGATAAGCTTATCACGCTGAGCGATTACTTTGGCTGCACGCTTGACGAACTGATTAAGGGCAGTGCTGAAGAAAACTTTACGGAAGATGCCGCAGGATATGATAAGGAAATGAACAGCTTTACAAGTGCTATCTGTCTTGGTACTGCAATTGTGCTTGCAGGTGTTACCACACTGCTTTTTACGGTAGTTCTGGGACTTGATGAAACCATAGCTGCGGCGATATTCATGCTGTTTGTGACAGTTGGCACGGCGATATTTATAGTAAGCGGCATACGACACGACAACTATGTCAAGGAAAATCCCAATATCAAGCCGTTTTACAGCGTAGAGCAGATAAAGGCATTCAGAAATAAATTCCCCGCTGTTATCGCCGGCGGTACGGTGCTTGTACTGTTCGGCGTAATTGCATTGATGGTAATGCAGAGCTTTGTCGACAAGGTTGTACCTGATGTTATGACCGAGGAAAGCTTTGATGCGCTGTGCGCGGCGGTTCTGCTTTTATGTGTTACCGTTGCCGCGCCTATGTTTATATACGGCGGTATGCAGTATGCAAAGTATGATATTGAAGAGTACAACAAGGAAAATAACCCCGACAAGCCGTTCGCAGACAGACTTATGTCGGCTATATCCGGCGGTATAATGCTTGCGGCGACTATTGTGCTTTTTATAATGGGATTCTGCTTTAATAACTGGGAATTGTGCTGGATAGGTTATCCGATAGGCGGTGTTCTTATAGGGATTGTAAACTGTATATTCGGCGCTGTAAAAAAATAA
- a CDS encoding flippase-like domain-containing protein yields the protein MKKKKSNKLNLIICAIAFVFMIFYVYFVDGFDNLVNSIQKINVGFLFIAMGLMIVYWLLEALGVHAALRATYPKAKFSRTFMTTLLGQYFNCITPSSTGGQPMQVYYFTKFGVPMSHAMTSLLSKFIMYQFVLTGYSAVVLIARFNNFSTDYAPLMALVILGFIINTIVIILLFMLAFFKKPVKKMAVWAVKLLAKIHIFKFRFIKSEEDKIKKIKSVEEIVDEYHDNFVFIKKKPWLIIRLIIYNVIQLTAYFSISYVIYLGFGLSGTDYLTIISCQAFVLMISGFMPLPGALGAAEGSYTLFFSNIFIGSDGTKYVGISTFIWRFLTFYLPIIAGLILSTFVGKFMNVEAPDKSTIKLTEEELKGDPID from the coding sequence ATGAAAAAGAAAAAATCGAATAAGCTGAATCTTATTATTTGCGCAATTGCATTCGTATTCATGATCTTCTATGTGTATTTTGTGGACGGATTTGATAATCTTGTCAATTCAATTCAGAAGATAAATGTCGGATTCCTGTTCATAGCGATGGGCCTTATGATAGTATACTGGCTGCTGGAGGCGCTCGGCGTTCATGCGGCACTGAGGGCTACATACCCTAAGGCAAAGTTCAGCAGAACATTTATGACGACCCTGCTCGGTCAGTATTTCAACTGCATCACTCCGTCATCAACGGGCGGTCAGCCTATGCAGGTGTATTACTTCACGAAGTTCGGCGTTCCTATGTCACACGCAATGACATCTCTGCTGAGCAAATTCATAATGTATCAGTTTGTGCTGACAGGCTATTCCGCTGTGGTGCTTATAGCCCGTTTCAATAATTTCTCTACCGACTACGCACCGCTTATGGCGCTTGTAATTCTTGGATTTATCATAAATACTATCGTAATAATACTGCTTTTTATGCTGGCGTTTTTCAAGAAGCCCGTAAAGAAGATGGCTGTATGGGCTGTAAAACTTCTTGCAAAGATACACATTTTCAAGTTCCGCTTTATAAAGAGCGAGGAAGACAAGATAAAGAAAATCAAGTCCGTAGAGGAAATTGTAGACGAATATCATGATAATTTCGTGTTCATCAAGAAAAAACCGTGGCTTATCATAAGACTTATCATTTATAATGTAATTCAGCTCACGGCTTACTTCTCAATCTCGTATGTAATTTATCTCGGCTTCGGACTTTCGGGTACGGATTATCTGACGATTATTTCCTGTCAGGCATTCGTTCTGATGATTTCCGGTTTTATGCCACTGCCGGGTGCGCTTGGTGCGGCGGAGGGAAGCTATACGCTGTTCTTCAGCAATATATTCATCGGCTCGGACGGCACGAAATATGTCGGTATCTCAACATTTATATGGAGATTCTTAACGTTCTATCTTCCGATAATCGCAGGACTTATTCTGTCAACCTTTGTCGGAAAGTTTATGAACGTCGAAGCCCCCGACAAGTCAACGATCAAGCTTACCGAAGAAGAGCTTAAAGGCGACCCGATAGACTGA
- a CDS encoding sulfide/dihydroorotate dehydrogenase-like FAD/NAD-binding protein, with translation MYKILKRRQLNENVVLMEVDAPFIAKKALAGQFIILRVDEKGERIPLTISDYDREKGTITIIFQIVGQTTMLLSQLKEGDALLDFVGPLGKATDFEGAKKVCVIGGGVGNAIAYPSAKQLFNEGVEVDVIAGFRNKDIVILEDEFKKASTNFYITTDDGSYGEKGFVTNKLQSLIDAGNKYDLVVAIGPVPMMKFVCEVTRPYGIKTLVSLNPIMIDGTGMCGGCRVNVGGEIKFACVDGPDFDGHLVNFDELMKRNSTYKEKEAHDREHCRLYKAEQ, from the coding sequence ATGTATAAAATACTCAAAAGACGTCAGCTCAACGAAAACGTTGTACTGATGGAGGTAGACGCTCCCTTCATTGCGAAGAAGGCGTTGGCAGGTCAGTTCATCATTCTGCGTGTTGACGAAAAGGGCGAGAGAATACCTCTTACCATTTCAGACTATGACAGAGAAAAGGGTACTATTACAATCATATTCCAGATAGTAGGTCAGACTACTATGCTTTTATCACAGCTCAAGGAGGGCGACGCACTGCTCGACTTTGTAGGCCCTCTCGGCAAGGCAACAGACTTTGAGGGTGCAAAGAAGGTATGTGTTATCGGCGGCGGCGTAGGTAACGCTATCGCTTATCCTTCTGCAAAGCAGTTATTCAACGAAGGTGTTGAGGTTGATGTTATCGCCGGCTTCAGAAACAAGGATATAGTTATCCTTGAGGACGAATTCAAGAAGGCAAGCACAAACTTCTATATCACGACAGATGACGGCTCATACGGCGAAAAGGGCTTTGTTACAAACAAGCTCCAGAGCCTTATTGACGCAGGCAACAAGTACGATCTCGTTGTTGCGATAGGTCCTGTACCTATGATGAAGTTTGTCTGTGAGGTTACCCGTCCTTACGGCATTAAGACGCTTGTATCACTCAATCCTATTATGATCGACGGTACAGGTATGTGCGGCGGCTGCCGTGTAAATGTCGGCGGAGAAATCAAGTTTGCGTGTGTTGACGGCCCTGACTTTGACGGTCATTTAGTAAACTTTGACGAGCTGATGAAGCGTAACTCGACATACAAGGAAAAAGAAGCTCACGACAGAGAACACTGCAGACTTTACAAGGCTGAGCAGTAA